The Desulfonatronospira thiodismutans ASO3-1 region ACTTATGTCCATGACGACTCGAAGCTGATAACCAAATTCTTTGACCTGGCAGTGCTTTCCGTGGGCATGCATGCGGGGCGGGACAGCCTGCAGCAGGTCCTGGCCCCGGGCATAACCATCAGTGGCAATGACAGCATTGGCCCCATCTCCAGTACCACCCCCTTTGAAAGCAGCAGAAAAGGGGTATACCTGGCCGGCAGCCTGGCCTCCCCAGGAGACATACGCCACAGCATAACCCACGGCTCCGGGGCAGCAGTTGCAGCCACCGAAAGACTCACTCGCTCCAGGTTTACTCTGACCTGCAAAAAAGAATGGCCCCCTGAAAAAGACGTCTCTATGCAGCAGCCCAGAATCGGGGTCTTTATCTGTGCCTGCGGCGGCAACATTTCCGACATCATCGACATCAATGCCCTTAAAGAATTCGCCTCAGGGCTTCCTGGAGTGGTCCTGGCTGAAACCAATAAGTTTACCTGCCCCCAGTTTATCCAGGACATCATCTCCAGCCGGATAATCCAGGAAAATCTCAACAGGGTGGTGGTTGCAGCCTGCACCCCTGTAACCCATCAGTCCCTGTACCAGGATACCCTGAAAAAAGCCGGGCTGAACCCCAACCTGCTGGAAATGGCCAATATCCGCAACCAGAACAGCTGGATGCACCAGTACAATCCTGCCCTGGCCACAGCCAAGGCCAGGCTTCAGGTAAGCTCCGCCGTAGCCAAGGCGGTAATCAAGAAGATCCTGAAAGTAAGGTTCAGAAAAATCATCCCCAGAGCCCTGGTGGTGGGCGGGGGACTGACAGGAATGACTACGGCCCTTTCCCTTGCAGACCAGGGGACTCAATGTTTCCTGGTGGAAAGAAGCGCAGGACTTGGAGGCCATGCCCGGGACACAAGCTCTGTCTGTGCTGCAGAAAGTTCCAGAAATCTGGTTGAGGAGACTGTTGCCAGGGTGCAGCAGCACCCGCTGATAATCACGTTTTTCAATTCCCGGGTTGTTTCCTGCAAAGGCTCCACAGGCAATTTTATCAGCAACATCCAGAGCATGCGCAATAACGGCATCAGGTCTACAGAGACAATCCGGTACGGTGCAGCTGTTCTGTGTACCGGAGCCATGGAAGCAAAACCCCTGGAATACCTGTATGCAAAGGCAGAAGGGGTCTTTACCCAGGATGAATTCTGCAGTCTAATGCAGACCGGGGAAAATACATTCAAAAAGGCTGCATCCGTGGTATTTATCCAGTGTGTGGGCTCCCGGGAAACAAACCGGACCTATTGCAGCCGGACCTGCTGCACACGCACTCTCAAAACCGCCCTTAAACTGAAGGAAATCAACCCGGGAATTCAGGTTTACGTTATAAACAGACAGATGAATACATGCGGGGACAAGGAGCTTTTGTATGAACAGGCCCGCCAGGAAGGCGTGATTTTTATTAAATACACCAGGGACAACAGTCCCCTGGTTCAGCAGACACCGCAAGGCCTGAACATCAAGATACTGGACCACGTCCTGAAAAAACCTGTTGGAATCAATACCAGGCACCTGGTCCTGGCCACCGGAATAGTCCCTGATCCGGAAACAACAAGGCTTGCTGCAATCTTTAACTGCTCCCTTGATTCTGACCTTTTCCTGCAGGACAGGCACTATTTTCTGCATCCATGCTCCCTGGACAGAGAAGGAATATTTGCCGCCGGGCTCTGCCTGCAACCCGGCCCCATGGAAGAAAGCCTGGTCCAGGCCAGGGCTGCGGTGTCCGGAGTAAGAAATATACTTTTCAAAAAACAGCTGCCCCTTGAGTCCAGCAGTGCCTACCTCACTGCCGGATGCGACGGTTGCGGCATATGCATCGACAGGTGTCCATACGCAGCCATAAAGTATTCGGCCTGTTCAGGAGAAAAGCCCGGACCAGACCCGGGGATATGGATAGATGAAGAATTATGCGAGGGATGTGGAGCCTGCGTCTCAGCATGCCCCGGAAACGGTGTGGCAA contains the following coding sequences:
- a CDS encoding hydrogenase iron-sulfur subunit, translated to MQQKTGAVAVIGGGIAGIQAALDLADSGFYTYLVEKSPGLGGIMAQLDSIAPTSDCSPCLLTTRLIACSRHANIEIHTRSRVLCVEGQEGNMQVHIRKSPAFIDPAKCIACNWCTEACLKAVPDEFNLELKTRKCAYIYYRQSIPSTYVIDQKHCLRLTRGICGICEKICPAGAIDFNEPEKTLVLQAGSVIMATGMNMQKSQDLHDLYSYKSCPDVITSLEYERLTSITGPGHGILKRPSDNTRPAKTAWIQCVLSRSLKHPAHRTCSSICCMHAVKQASSMGRHIGEKIPDTTVFYNEIRFCGKGQEKLLDRGRAMGVRFICSQPHSILPGKDGKGVRITYVHDDSKLITKFFDLAVLSVGMHAGRDSLQQVLAPGITISGNDSIGPISSTTPFESSRKGVYLAGSLASPGDIRHSITHGSGAAVAATERLTRSRFTLTCKKEWPPEKDVSMQQPRIGVFICACGGNISDIIDINALKEFASGLPGVVLAETNKFTCPQFIQDIISSRIIQENLNRVVVAACTPVTHQSLYQDTLKKAGLNPNLLEMANIRNQNSWMHQYNPALATAKARLQVSSAVAKAVIKKILKVRFRKIIPRALVVGGGLTGMTTALSLADQGTQCFLVERSAGLGGHARDTSSVCAAESSRNLVEETVARVQQHPLIITFFNSRVVSCKGSTGNFISNIQSMRNNGIRSTETIRYGAAVLCTGAMEAKPLEYLYAKAEGVFTQDEFCSLMQTGENTFKKAASVVFIQCVGSRETNRTYCSRTCCTRTLKTALKLKEINPGIQVYVINRQMNTCGDKELLYEQARQEGVIFIKYTRDNSPLVQQTPQGLNIKILDHVLKKPVGINTRHLVLATGIVPDPETTRLAAIFNCSLDSDLFLQDRHYFLHPCSLDREGIFAAGLCLQPGPMEESLVQARAAVSGVRNILFKKQLPLESSSAYLTAGCDGCGICIDRCPYAAIKYSACSGEKPGPDPGIWIDEELCEGCGACVSACPGNGVAIDESKMDRIRSQVLSMLHICKNEPSSKIPLVIAFCCSRGPYMAADTAGALKQQSSPCVIIIKVNCIGDLSREIILESLQQGIDGIMILGCPPGECRYRHGEMHIVNQTGNIRAYLKHNRINPDRLMLGWLSSVEGTRIAGIMNTFARRIRRMKVSAGKKARTSWC